A genomic region of Streptococcus suis contains the following coding sequences:
- the dcm gene encoding DNA (cytosine-5-)-methyltransferase: MNILELFAGVGGFRIGLENADKDYFQTKWANQWEPARKSQDAFEVYDLHFPDSENINISISDISDEKFAEMNPEMIVGGFPCQDYSVARSKKNEQGIEGKKGVLFWEIIRATRITKPKYLILENVDRLLKAPSKQRGRDFAIMLTAFNNLGYSVEWRVINAAEYGRSQRRRRVFFFVYRNDTTFAKRLDKQFENTESVFNENRYDDYLFHSGLFATQFPIKSTPIKNRQVYYELANDIVEVSDNFTGTVWNTGVMRHGKYYSVDTQCDYKGQPITLGEILQDEKDVPEKYFLNDPAKLEKFQYLRGPKKIERTSADGHTYTYSEGGMSPTDDLNLPGRTMLTSEGTVNRSTHFINVNNRYRLITPVEAERLQDFPDDWTKQKKLADGSIVDVSDKMRMFFMGNALVTEIVRKIGEYIKTLD, from the coding sequence ATGAATATTCTCGAACTCTTTGCCGGTGTAGGCGGTTTTCGTATTGGTCTTGAAAATGCTGACAAAGATTACTTCCAAACAAAATGGGCAAATCAATGGGAGCCTGCTCGAAAATCACAGGATGCTTTTGAAGTTTATGATTTGCATTTCCCAGACAGTGAAAACATCAATATTAGTATCTCAGATATTTCTGACGAAAAGTTTGCTGAAATGAATCCCGAAATGATTGTTGGTGGTTTTCCTTGCCAAGACTATTCTGTTGCACGAAGCAAGAAGAACGAACAAGGGATTGAAGGAAAAAAAGGAGTTCTCTTTTGGGAAATTATCCGTGCTACTCGTATCACCAAACCTAAATATCTTATTTTAGAAAACGTTGACCGTCTTCTAAAAGCACCTTCTAAACAAAGAGGACGTGACTTTGCAATCATGTTGACAGCGTTTAACAATCTCGGCTACTCAGTTGAGTGGAGGGTTATCAATGCTGCTGAATACGGACGTAGTCAACGTCGCCGTCGTGTCTTCTTCTTTGTTTATCGAAATGACACGACTTTTGCAAAAAGACTTGACAAACAATTTGAAAATACTGAATCTGTATTTAACGAAAATCGCTACGATGACTATCTGTTCCATTCAGGATTATTTGCCACTCAGTTCCCAATCAAATCAACACCAATAAAAAATCGCCAAGTCTACTACGAACTGGCGAATGATATTGTTGAAGTGTCAGATAACTTCACAGGAACAGTTTGGAATACTGGCGTGATGAGACACGGAAAATACTATTCCGTCGATACTCAATGCGACTATAAAGGTCAACCAATCACTCTTGGAGAAATCCTACAGGATGAAAAAGATGTGCCTGAAAAATACTTTTTGAACGACCCAGCTAAGTTAGAAAAATTCCAATATCTACGAGGCCCTAAAAAAATCGAAAGAACTTCGGCAGATGGTCACACCTATACCTATTCCGAAGGTGGAATGTCGCCGACTGACGACCTAAACCTGCCTGGACGAACGATGTTGACTTCCGAAGGAACTGTCAATCGCTCTACTCACTTTATCAATGTGAACAATCGATACCGTTTGATTACACCTGTAGAGGCGGAACGATTACAGGACTTTCCTGACGATTGGACTAAGCAGAAAAAATTAGCAGATGGATCCATTGTAGATGTATCTGATAAAATGCGTATGTTCTTTATGGGCAATGCCCTCGTCACTGAAATCGTACGAAAAATTGGGGAATATATAAAAACACTCGACTAA
- a CDS encoding Sau3AI family type II restriction endonuclease, with amino-acid sequence MEKHLFNYDETDIQSILDYSQHLLDRSLGEIIAEYQVSPYKTYRDFQDGTISEIVDKEISMKSKGQYGNYIEKYFYGYQPNSDSAADFDKVGVELKVTPFKVNKNGTISAKERLVLTILNYMEENLDDFYSTHLWQKCSKILLLFYNGLIPGQTMSDYIIEKVFLYEWFEEDMEVILEDYNRIVEKIKQGKAHELSESDGNYLSTCTKGAGKGKDFRSQPFSDTLAKQRAWELKSSYMTYLINHKIFNQVDQESILATARGEKKSFTQVIADKILAYKGFSEEELYSRFDVNPRAKGKNSTLVRNILGLTGDLEKTQEFQKANMNLRVIRVDKNGLPKEDSPFKTYQFEELARNDVWEESHPFLEICNKRFLFVIFKEVSDKLFVLDSIKFWGFPDRLVPEVQRVWNETRNIIRDGVELKLNGNKVSTNFPQSKVNTILFTKIHAQNTYYEIRPNEFVGKGKLSDTDKLPDGRRITKHSFWIPKKFLKEVLLGEWD; translated from the coding sequence ATGGAAAAACACTTATTCAATTATGATGAAACAGATATTCAAAGTATTCTTGATTATTCTCAACATTTACTAGATAGGTCGCTTGGCGAAATTATTGCTGAATACCAAGTTTCGCCTTATAAAACTTATCGAGATTTTCAAGATGGTACAATCTCAGAAATTGTTGATAAAGAAATCAGTATGAAGTCAAAAGGGCAATATGGCAATTATATAGAAAAATACTTTTATGGCTATCAACCTAATAGTGACTCAGCTGCTGATTTTGACAAAGTCGGGGTTGAATTAAAAGTAACGCCTTTTAAAGTGAACAAGAATGGAACAATTAGTGCAAAAGAGCGATTAGTTTTAACGATATTAAACTATATGGAAGAAAATCTAGATGACTTTTACTCCACTCATCTATGGCAAAAATGCTCTAAAATACTCCTGCTGTTCTACAATGGCCTCATTCCAGGTCAAACCATGTCAGACTATATCATTGAAAAAGTCTTTTTGTATGAATGGTTTGAAGAGGACATGGAGGTCATTCTTGAGGATTATAATCGTATTGTAGAAAAGATTAAGCAAGGTAAAGCACATGAACTGTCCGAATCAGATGGGAACTATTTATCTACCTGTACTAAAGGTGCAGGGAAAGGAAAAGATTTTAGAAGCCAGCCTTTTAGTGATACTCTTGCAAAACAAAGGGCTTGGGAGCTGAAATCAAGCTACATGACCTACTTGATTAATCACAAGATATTTAATCAAGTTGATCAAGAAAGTATATTAGCAACTGCCAGAGGCGAGAAAAAATCATTTACACAGGTTATTGCAGACAAAATTTTAGCCTATAAAGGATTTTCTGAGGAAGAATTATATAGTCGATTTGACGTGAATCCTAGAGCAAAAGGTAAAAATAGCACTCTGGTTAGAAATATATTGGGGCTGACTGGAGACCTTGAAAAGACACAAGAATTTCAAAAAGCCAATATGAATTTACGCGTTATTCGTGTAGATAAAAATGGGCTACCAAAAGAGGACTCTCCGTTTAAGACTTATCAATTTGAAGAATTGGCTAGGAATGATGTCTGGGAGGAATCGCATCCATTTTTGGAAATTTGCAATAAACGGTTTTTATTTGTCATTTTTAAAGAAGTATCGGATAAATTATTTGTATTGGATAGTATCAAATTTTGGGGATTTCCAGACAGGTTAGTTCCTGAGGTTCAACGAGTTTGGAATGAAACACGAAATATCATTCGAGATGGAGTTGAATTGAAGCTAAATGGTAATAAAGTCTCGACAAACTTTCCTCAAAGTAAAGTCAATACAATTTTATTTACAAAAATTCATGCACAAAATACCTACTACGAAATTAGACCTAATGAATTTGTTGGTAAGGGTAAATTATCAGATACTGACAAATTACCCGATGGTAGAAGAATTACAAAACACTCATTTTGGATTCCTAAAAAATTTTTGAAAGAGGTATTACTAGGTGAGTGGGATTAA
- a CDS encoding MmcQ/YjbR family DNA-binding protein, giving the protein MNKTNFYQPNLPSLIPFGFIFADNRYTYREVFMEGQFEAVVEVDEAGQLASFVWDCEMEEVYTAHLVTAPAGAFVGQVRETYQSILDRVEEACCIALPFSKVQSNRLAQLIKEKWGDLPDYPFAKSPTYGAFRHPANNKWYALVSQIPRDKLDGSGSQELVEIVNLKVDGREIAELLSQSGIYPAYHMSKKAWVSVLLDETVEDQAILALLEKSRYQVGPKSYKAEQGPDYWVIPANPKVYDIDTEFAKNKVVYWPQKSTIQAGDIVAIYVTAPVQAIRYVCRVLGANLENQGESDIPTEKKLMQVELLAQFSDDVLPRARMMDLGVRAVRGPRRLTEGVIEVLTSEVKNLH; this is encoded by the coding sequence ATGAACAAAACCAATTTTTATCAACCCAACCTCCCCTCCCTCATCCCTTTCGGTTTCATCTTTGCCGACAATCGGTACACCTACCGTGAGGTGTTCATGGAGGGGCAGTTTGAGGCGGTGGTGGAGGTTGACGAGGCTGGTCAGCTGGCGTCCTTTGTCTGGGATTGTGAGATGGAGGAGGTATATACCGCCCATCTGGTGACTGCGCCAGCTGGGGCTTTTGTGGGGCAGGTGCGTGAGACTTATCAGTCCATTTTGGATCGAGTAGAGGAGGCTTGTTGTATTGCTCTGCCATTTTCCAAGGTCCAAAGCAACCGCCTAGCCCAGCTCATCAAGGAGAAGTGGGGAGACCTTCCTGATTATCCCTTTGCCAAGTCGCCGACCTATGGGGCCTTTCGCCACCCCGCCAATAACAAGTGGTACGCCTTGGTCAGTCAGATTCCGAGAGATAAGTTGGATGGGAGTGGGTCGCAGGAGCTGGTGGAGATTGTCAATCTCAAGGTTGACGGTCGGGAAATAGCAGAGCTGCTGAGTCAGTCGGGCATCTACCCTGCCTACCATATGTCAAAGAAGGCCTGGGTGTCGGTCTTGCTGGATGAGACTGTGGAGGACCAGGCGATTTTGGCCCTCCTTGAGAAAAGTCGCTATCAGGTAGGTCCCAAATCCTACAAGGCGGAGCAAGGGCCTGATTACTGGGTTATTCCAGCCAATCCAAAGGTCTATGATATTGATACCGAGTTTGCGAAAAATAAGGTAGTCTATTGGCCGCAAAAATCAACCATTCAAGCTGGGGACATCGTAGCCATCTACGTGACGGCGCCTGTACAGGCTATTCGCTATGTCTGCCGTGTCTTAGGAGCAAATTTAGAAAATCAGGGTGAATCAGACATTCCTACAGAAAAGAAACTGATGCAGGTGGAATTGCTCGCTCAGTTTTCCGATGATGTTTTGCCGAGAGCGCGCATGATGGATTTGGGAGTCAGGGCGGTGCGTGGTCCGAGACGCTTGACAGAGGGTGTGATAGAAGTACTGACATCCGAAGTGAAAAACCTCCATTAA
- the asnA gene encoding aspartate--ammonia ligase, whose protein sequence is MKKSFIHQQEEISFVKNTFTQYLKDKLEIVEVQGPILSRVGDGMQDNLSGVENAVTVNVKLIPDATYEVVHSLAKWKRHTLARFGFNEGEGLFVHMKALRPDEDSLDPIHSVYVDQWDWEKVIPDGRRNLAYLKETVEQIYKAIRLTELAVEARYDIESVLPKKITFIHTEDLVKNFPDFTPKERENVVAKEYGAVFLIGIGGELADGKPHDGRAPDYDDWTSPSEAGYKGLNGDILVWNEALGSAFELSSMGIRVDEEALKRQVAITGDEDRLEFDWHRALLNGLFPLSIGGGIGQSRLAMFLLRKKHIGEVQSSVWPQDVRDNFENIL, encoded by the coding sequence ATGAAGAAAAGCTTCATTCATCAGCAAGAGGAGATTTCTTTCGTCAAAAATACATTTACACAGTATTTGAAAGACAAGCTAGAAATCGTAGAAGTGCAAGGACCGATTTTGAGTCGTGTCGGGGATGGTATGCAGGATAATTTGTCCGGTGTGGAGAATGCGGTTACTGTTAATGTGAAGTTGATTCCAGATGCGACCTATGAAGTGGTTCACTCACTTGCTAAGTGGAAGCGCCATACCTTGGCTCGTTTCGGTTTTAATGAGGGAGAAGGGCTCTTTGTTCACATGAAGGCTCTTCGTCCTGACGAGGATTCCTTGGATCCCATTCACTCAGTATACGTGGATCAATGGGACTGGGAGAAGGTCATCCCTGATGGTCGTCGCAACTTGGCTTATTTGAAGGAAACGGTTGAACAAATCTATAAGGCCATTCGATTGACTGAGCTTGCAGTTGAAGCACGCTACGATATCGAATCTGTCTTACCGAAGAAGATTACCTTTATTCACACAGAAGACTTGGTGAAAAATTTCCCAGACTTTACACCAAAAGAGCGTGAGAATGTGGTTGCCAAAGAATACGGCGCAGTTTTCCTAATCGGTATTGGTGGTGAACTGGCAGACGGTAAACCACATGATGGACGCGCCCCAGACTATGATGACTGGACAAGCCCATCAGAAGCAGGCTATAAAGGACTCAATGGAGACATCTTGGTTTGGAACGAAGCACTTGGTTCAGCATTTGAGTTGTCCTCAATGGGGATTCGTGTGGATGAAGAAGCGCTGAAGCGCCAGGTTGCTATTACAGGCGACGAGGACCGTTTGGAATTTGATTGGCATCGTGCCCTTTTGAATGGACTCTTCCCGCTGTCTATCGGTGGTGGTATTGGTCAATCCCGTTTGGCCATGTTCTTGCTTCGTAAGAAACATATCGGTGAAGTGCAGTCCAGTGTTTGGCCGCAAGATGTACGCGATAATTTTGAGAACATTTTATAA
- the typA gene encoding translational GTPase TypA encodes MTKLREDIRNVAIIAHVDHGKTTLVDELLKQSQTLDERTQLDERAMDSNDIEKERGITILAKNTAVAYNGTRINIMDTPGHADFGGEVERIMKMVDGVVLVVDAYEGTMPQTRFVLKKALEQNLTPIVVVNKIDKPSARPEEVVDEVLELFIELGADDDQLEFPVVYASAINGTSSLSDNPADQEETMAPIFDTIIEHIPAPVDNSDEPLQFQVSLLDYNDFVGRIGIGRVFRGTVKVGDQVTLSKLDGTTKNFRVTKLFGFFGLERKEIQEAKAGDLIAVSGMEDIFVGETVTPTDAVEALPVLRIDEPTLQMTFLVNNSPFAGREGKWVTSRKIEERLLAELQTDVSLRVDPTDSPDKWTVSGRGELHLSILIETMRREGYELQVSRPEVIIKEIDGVKMEPFERVQIDTPEEYQGSVIQSLSERKGDMLDMVATGNGQTRLVFLVPARGLIGYSTEFLSMTRGYGIMNHTFDQYLPVVQGEIGGRHRGALVSIDQGKATTYSIMRIEERGTIFVNPGTEVYEGMIIGENSRENDLTVNITTAKQMTNVRSATKDQTSVIKTPRILTLEESLEFLNDDEYMEVTPESIRLRKQILNKAERDKAAKKKKLATEE; translated from the coding sequence ATGACAAAACTTAGAGAAGACATCCGTAACGTAGCCATTATTGCCCACGTTGACCACGGAAAAACAACCCTCGTTGATGAATTATTGAAACAATCCCAAACACTTGATGAGCGTACGCAATTGGATGAGCGTGCCATGGACTCAAATGACATCGAAAAAGAGCGTGGTATCACCATCCTTGCAAAAAATACTGCCGTAGCTTATAACGGTACTCGTATCAACATCATGGACACACCAGGACACGCAGACTTCGGTGGTGAGGTTGAGCGTATTATGAAAATGGTTGACGGTGTTGTGCTTGTCGTGGATGCTTACGAAGGGACTATGCCACAGACTCGTTTTGTATTGAAAAAAGCCCTTGAGCAAAACTTGACTCCAATCGTGGTTGTTAACAAGATTGACAAACCATCTGCTCGTCCAGAAGAAGTTGTAGATGAAGTGCTTGAACTCTTCATCGAATTGGGTGCAGATGATGACCAGTTGGAATTCCCAGTGGTTTACGCATCAGCTATCAACGGTACTTCATCTTTGTCTGACAATCCAGCAGACCAAGAAGAAACAATGGCACCAATTTTCGACACCATCATCGAGCATATCCCTGCACCAGTGGATAACTCAGATGAGCCTTTGCAGTTCCAAGTATCCCTTTTGGACTACAACGACTTCGTAGGTCGTATCGGTATCGGTCGTGTCTTCCGTGGTACTGTTAAAGTTGGTGACCAAGTTACCCTTTCTAAACTAGATGGCACAACGAAAAACTTCCGCGTTACAAAACTCTTTGGTTTCTTCGGTCTTGAGCGTAAAGAAATCCAAGAAGCAAAAGCTGGTGACTTGATTGCCGTTTCTGGTATGGAAGACATCTTCGTTGGTGAAACTGTGACTCCGACAGATGCAGTTGAGGCACTTCCAGTTCTTCGTATCGATGAGCCAACTCTTCAAATGACTTTCTTGGTGAACAACTCACCATTTGCAGGTCGTGAAGGTAAATGGGTGACATCTCGTAAGATTGAAGAGCGCCTTTTGGCTGAGTTGCAAACGGACGTTTCTCTCCGTGTTGACCCTACTGACTCTCCAGATAAATGGACTGTTTCAGGTCGTGGTGAATTGCACTTGTCTATCTTGATTGAAACCATGCGTCGTGAAGGCTATGAGCTTCAAGTATCACGTCCAGAAGTTATCATCAAGGAAATCGACGGCGTGAAAATGGAGCCATTCGAGCGCGTGCAAATCGATACTCCAGAAGAATACCAAGGTTCTGTTATCCAATCCCTATCTGAGCGTAAGGGTGATATGTTGGATATGGTTGCGACAGGTAATGGTCAAACTCGTCTTGTTTTCCTAGTGCCTGCGCGTGGTCTGATTGGTTATTCAACAGAATTCCTTTCAATGACTCGTGGTTACGGTATCATGAACCATACTTTCGACCAATACTTGCCTGTTGTTCAAGGTGAGATCGGTGGTCGTCACCGTGGTGCCCTTGTCTCTATCGACCAAGGTAAGGCAACGACATACTCGATCATGCGTATCGAAGAGCGTGGTACCATCTTTGTTAACCCAGGTACGGAAGTGTACGAAGGAATGATTATCGGTGAAAACTCGCGTGAAAATGACTTGACAGTTAACATCACAACTGCAAAACAAATGACCAACGTTCGTTCAGCTACCAAAGACCAAACGTCTGTAATTAAGACACCACGTATCTTGACTCTTGAAGAATCACTAGAATTCTTGAATGATGATGAATACATGGAAGTAACGCCAGAATCTATCCGTCTTCGTAAGCAAATCTTGAACAAGGCAGAGCGTGATAAGGCTGCGAAGAAGAAAAAATTAGCGACTGAGGAATAA
- a CDS encoding DUF3165 family protein, with protein sequence MFYLILAIMLVLFYIFIAPRNIKGTMNLIAAVFLLVALAIALVLGFLRIMQFSKEIWVGLLMILIGFWAMRDIYYLDKEPKDRQRRTERPGPYRYR encoded by the coding sequence ATGTTTTATTTAATCCTCGCCATCATGTTAGTACTTTTTTATATTTTTATTGCACCTCGCAATATTAAGGGGACTATGAATTTGATTGCGGCAGTATTTTTACTGGTAGCATTAGCAATTGCCTTGGTACTTGGATTTTTAAGAATCATGCAATTTTCAAAGGAAATTTGGGTTGGTCTACTAATGATTCTGATTGGTTTTTGGGCGATGCGGGATATTTATTATCTCGATAAAGAACCTAAAGACAGGCAGAGGAGAACAGAGCGACCTGGTCCTTATAGATATAGATGA
- the murD gene encoding UDP-N-acetylmuramoyl-L-alanine--D-glutamate ligase, whose amino-acid sequence MKMIDIVKNKKVLVLGLAKSGESAARLLDKLGAIVTVNDGKPFEENPTAQSLLEDGIRVICGSHPLELLDEDFALMVKNPGIRYDNPMVEKAIGKGIPVWTEVELAYLVSDAPIVGITGSNGKTTTTTMIAEVLNAGNKPAKLCGNIGYPASSVAQTATAEDTLVMELSSFQLMGTESFRPHIAVVTNLIASHIDYHGTFEDYVAAKWMIQRQMTAEDFVVLNFNQKEAKELAGQTKATVVPFSTQEVVDGAYLADGKLYFKGEYIMDADQIGVPGSHNVENALATIVVAKLLGVDNQAIQESLSAFGGVKHRLQFVGEIKGVSFYNDSKSTNILATQKALSGFDNSKVILIAGGLDRGNEFDELVPDLVGLKKMVILGQSAPRVQRAADKAEVETIEALEIADATRKAFAIAEKGDIVLLSPANASWDMYANFEVRGDVFLQTFEELK is encoded by the coding sequence ATGAAGATGATTGATATTGTAAAAAATAAGAAAGTGTTAGTGCTAGGTTTAGCTAAATCAGGGGAATCCGCAGCCCGTCTCCTGGATAAATTGGGTGCTATCGTCACTGTTAACGATGGAAAGCCTTTTGAAGAAAATCCGACTGCTCAATCTTTGTTGGAAGATGGTATCCGTGTTATTTGCGGGAGCCATCCCTTGGAATTATTGGATGAAGATTTCGCTTTGATGGTAAAAAATCCAGGAATTCGCTATGATAATCCGATGGTTGAAAAAGCAATTGGAAAAGGAATTCCAGTATGGACAGAGGTTGAATTGGCCTACTTGGTATCAGATGCTCCAATCGTGGGGATTACAGGTTCGAACGGCAAGACAACCACAACGACCATGATTGCAGAAGTCTTGAATGCAGGAAATAAACCTGCAAAATTATGTGGAAATATTGGTTACCCAGCATCTTCAGTCGCTCAAACTGCAACTGCAGAGGATACCTTGGTCATGGAATTATCGTCTTTCCAGTTAATGGGGACAGAATCTTTCCGCCCGCATATCGCTGTTGTGACTAATCTTATTGCCAGTCATATTGATTATCATGGGACTTTTGAAGACTATGTAGCAGCAAAATGGATGATTCAGCGTCAGATGACGGCTGAGGATTTTGTGGTGCTCAATTTCAACCAGAAAGAAGCCAAGGAATTGGCTGGACAGACCAAAGCAACTGTAGTTCCCTTTTCAACACAGGAAGTGGTTGATGGAGCTTATTTGGCAGATGGAAAACTCTATTTCAAGGGTGAATACATCATGGATGCGGACCAAATTGGTGTTCCAGGTTCACACAATGTTGAAAATGCCTTGGCAACAATTGTGGTTGCAAAATTGTTGGGAGTAGATAATCAAGCCATTCAGGAAAGTTTGTCTGCCTTTGGAGGAGTCAAACACCGCCTGCAATTTGTAGGTGAGATCAAGGGCGTTTCCTTCTACAATGATAGTAAGTCTACCAATATCTTGGCGACTCAAAAAGCTCTTTCAGGGTTTGACAATAGCAAGGTCATTTTAATTGCAGGAGGCTTGGACCGTGGCAATGAATTTGATGAATTAGTCCCTGATTTGGTCGGACTAAAGAAAATGGTGATCCTTGGTCAATCAGCTCCCCGTGTTCAACGTGCAGCAGATAAGGCAGAAGTGGAAACGATAGAAGCTCTTGAAATTGCGGATGCGACTAGAAAAGCCTTTGCCATTGCAGAAAAAGGAGATATTGTCCTGTTAAGTCCAGCCAATGCAAGCTGGGATATGTATGCCAATTTTGAAGTGCGTGGCGACGTCTTCTTACAGACCTTTGAGGAGTTGAAATAA
- a CDS encoding UDP-N-acetylglucosamine--N-acetylmuramyl-(pentapeptide) pyrophosphoryl-undecaprenol N-acetylglucosamine transferase yields MKKIVFTGGGTVGHVTLNLLLIPRFLEEGWEVHYIGDGNGIEHEQVVKSGLDVHFHSISTGKLRRYFSFQNMLDVFKVGFGVLQSLAIIAKIRPQALFSKGGFVSVPPVIAANLLRVPVFIHESDLTMGLANKIAYKFATTMYSTFEQPASLTKVKHVGAVTKVGQTNDKVTPIQLPEILSHFDKSLPTLLFVGGSGGAKVFNDLISQNSAALTERFNIINLTGDSSLNQLDKNLYRVDYVTELYQPLMDLADVVITRGGSNTLFELIAMQQLHLIVPLGRQASRGDQIENALYAEKKGYSKQIDESQLTFASLLVEVDELLKNKEFYIQNMANSNEIQSVDSFYNLLREDMGR; encoded by the coding sequence ATGAAAAAAATTGTTTTTACAGGCGGAGGGACTGTTGGGCACGTGACGCTCAATCTCCTTTTGATTCCGCGATTTTTGGAAGAAGGCTGGGAAGTCCACTATATTGGTGATGGGAACGGTATTGAACATGAGCAGGTTGTGAAATCAGGTTTAGATGTCCATTTTCATTCTATTTCGACTGGAAAATTGCGCCGCTATTTCTCTTTCCAAAATATGTTGGACGTGTTTAAAGTTGGTTTTGGTGTTCTTCAATCCTTGGCCATTATTGCAAAAATTCGTCCGCAAGCTCTTTTTTCAAAAGGTGGGTTTGTATCGGTTCCGCCAGTTATTGCGGCTAATTTGCTGCGGGTTCCGGTCTTTATCCATGAATCAGACTTAACAATGGGACTGGCCAATAAAATAGCCTATAAATTTGCGACAACCATGTATAGTACTTTTGAGCAACCTGCCAGCTTGACTAAAGTAAAACATGTTGGTGCGGTTACAAAAGTGGGGCAAACGAATGACAAAGTTACACCAATTCAGTTGCCAGAAATTCTCAGTCACTTCGATAAAAGTCTACCGACCTTACTGTTTGTAGGTGGTTCGGGCGGTGCTAAGGTCTTTAATGATTTAATCAGTCAGAATAGTGCTGCTCTGACCGAACGATTCAATATTATCAACTTGACAGGGGACAGTAGTCTCAACCAATTAGATAAAAACCTATATAGAGTTGACTATGTGACAGAACTTTATCAACCGTTGATGGATTTAGCGGATGTCGTTATTACCCGTGGTGGTTCCAATACTCTGTTTGAGTTGATTGCCATGCAACAACTCCATTTGATTGTGCCACTAGGACGGCAGGCCAGTCGAGGGGATCAGATTGAAAATGCTCTCTATGCAGAGAAAAAGGGATATTCTAAGCAGATTGATGAAAGTCAATTGACATTTGCCAGTCTGTTAGTAGAAGTTGATGAGCTATTGAAAAATAAGGAATTTTATATCCAAAACATGGCAAATTCTAATGAAATTCAGTCAGTAGATAGTTTTTACAATTTGCTTAGAGAAGATATGGGAAGGTAG
- a CDS encoding cell division protein FtsQ/DivIB, protein MTEKDSNVEESVLEVEQASQVELDSEQISPAEKESVLAEEKGLSTDVDIPEMTAPDDEKSAFFEQWKARHQAYLAHKDEADVQAVDEGQTEQKSPKARKSKRVLFQGINRRQESRESKKETEKEVQTLKVDIPSKVVWKAVPVLVASLLLAALALYFISPTSKKKQIEVVGNERLTAEQVENYSLISPDDYIVTIALHADAYAKNIKKNSSSVETATIKFQFPATFTIQIKEYAIIGYIQQQSQWYPVLSSGEVGGESISQDSLPEGYPTINLSDKELIKELAIELGKIDTGIRSAIQTINLTPSKVTADLLTLNMADGNTVLVPLSEISQKLPYYTKIAAEVTVPTTIDMEVGIYRYAS, encoded by the coding sequence ATGACGGAAAAAGATTCAAATGTAGAAGAATCAGTGCTAGAAGTGGAGCAGGCATCCCAAGTAGAATTGGATTCAGAACAAATTTCACCAGCGGAGAAAGAATCTGTATTAGCCGAAGAAAAAGGACTTTCTACGGATGTAGACATACCTGAGATGACTGCTCCGGATGATGAAAAAAGTGCCTTTTTCGAACAATGGAAAGCACGCCACCAAGCCTACCTTGCTCATAAAGATGAGGCAGATGTTCAGGCAGTTGACGAAGGGCAGACAGAACAGAAGAGCCCAAAAGCTAGAAAGAGTAAAAGAGTCCTTTTTCAGGGAATAAACAGAAGACAAGAGAGTCGGGAATCCAAAAAGGAAACAGAGAAAGAGGTTCAAACTTTAAAAGTTGATATTCCTTCCAAAGTAGTGTGGAAAGCCGTTCCAGTTCTTGTGGCGAGCTTGTTATTGGCAGCCTTGGCTCTGTATTTTATTTCTCCAACCAGCAAGAAAAAACAGATAGAGGTCGTTGGAAATGAGCGACTAACTGCTGAGCAAGTAGAAAATTATAGCCTTATCTCTCCAGATGATTACATTGTAACCATAGCTTTGCATGCAGATGCTTACGCAAAGAATATTAAGAAGAATAGTTCGTCTGTAGAGACTGCAACAATCAAGTTCCAGTTTCCAGCTACCTTTACGATTCAAATTAAAGAATACGCTATAATAGGCTACATTCAGCAACAAAGTCAGTGGTATCCAGTATTGTCTAGTGGAGAGGTTGGTGGAGAGTCGATTTCACAGGATTCCTTGCCAGAAGGCTACCCAACGATTAATTTATCCGACAAGGAATTAATCAAGGAACTGGCCATTGAATTGGGGAAAATAGATACAGGGATTCGTTCTGCTATTCAGACAATAAATTTAACGCCAAGTAAAGTGACCGCGGATTTGCTGACACTCAATATGGCAGATGGGAACACGGTTTTAGTTCCATTGAGTGAGATTAGTCAGAAGTTGCCTTACTATACAAAAATAGCGGCAGAAGTGACAGTTCCAACGACAATTGATATGGAAGTTGGTATTTATAGATATGCAAGCTAA